In Bradyrhizobium lablabi, one DNA window encodes the following:
- a CDS encoding response regulator: MAFDLSMPILVVDDYNTMIRIIRNLLKQIGFENVDDASDGSAALAKMQGKKYGLVISDWNMEPMTGYDLLREVRASPELSQTPFIMITAESKTENVIAAKKAGVSNYIVKPFNAATLKTKMEAVFPDTAE, translated from the coding sequence ATGGCTTTTGATTTATCGATGCCGATCCTGGTGGTCGATGACTACAACACCATGATCCGGATCATCCGCAATCTTCTGAAGCAGATCGGCTTCGAAAACGTCGACGATGCCAGCGACGGATCGGCAGCGCTCGCCAAGATGCAGGGCAAGAAGTACGGCCTCGTGATCTCCGACTGGAACATGGAGCCGATGACCGGCTACGACCTGCTCAGGGAAGTCCGCGCCAGCCCGGAACTTTCGCAGACGCCCTTCATCATGATCACCGCGGAATCGAAGACGGAAAACGTCATCGCCGCGAAGAAGGCCGGCGTCAGCAACTACATCGTCAAGCCGTTCAACGCCGCGACCCTGAAGACCAAGATGGAAGCGGTGTTCCCGGACACCGCCGAGTAG